In one Spirosoma rigui genomic region, the following are encoded:
- a CDS encoding lipase family protein, with the protein MLSAVQLASYDNKALQLVDSSSDSLVYQPADYKVSVTRISYRTTLKDGSPITASGVIFLPEQAATHKPYPLLSFQHPTAFSNAEIPTGYNYGSASFSYQLYFATNGYIVTSPDYVGYGDASTTPHNYEHEQSLAQATIDMLLATKAYLAQQQISWNDQIFLAGYSEGGYATLSTQKLIERNYGSSLKLAGSSCGAGPYAMPAFFRYVTQNTTAGGVANQIYAWQTLSYNRIYSLNKPISYFFKAPYAELITQSLDNARTILLSFDQICTDEFLADVRNPASAFSQALDDNDLTDWSTPTATQFIHSQEDEIVPFLTSQQTYSAMRQRGSRNLNLVPIKTGGHVPTEVVFMNRSLSWFEQLRNQ; encoded by the coding sequence TTGCTCAGTGCCGTTCAACTGGCCAGCTATGACAATAAGGCGCTCCAGTTAGTTGATTCAAGCAGTGACTCCCTGGTTTATCAGCCAGCCGACTACAAGGTCAGTGTTACCCGGATCTCCTACCGCACAACCCTCAAAGATGGTTCACCCATCACGGCATCGGGCGTTATTTTTCTTCCTGAGCAGGCAGCCACCCACAAGCCTTACCCCCTGCTCAGCTTTCAGCACCCAACAGCATTCTCCAATGCCGAAATTCCAACGGGCTACAACTACGGATCGGCCAGCTTTTCCTACCAGCTCTACTTTGCCACGAACGGTTATATCGTTACCAGTCCGGACTACGTTGGGTACGGCGACGCCAGCACCACGCCCCACAACTATGAACACGAGCAATCGCTGGCGCAGGCAACCATCGATATGCTATTAGCCACCAAAGCGTACCTGGCCCAGCAGCAAATTAGCTGGAACGACCAGATTTTTCTGGCCGGCTACTCTGAAGGAGGCTATGCTACCCTGTCGACCCAAAAACTGATCGAAAGAAATTACGGGTCCAGTCTCAAACTGGCCGGTTCAAGTTGCGGAGCCGGGCCCTATGCCATGCCCGCTTTTTTCCGGTACGTTACCCAGAATACAACAGCCGGCGGGGTAGCCAATCAGATCTATGCCTGGCAAACGCTCAGCTATAACCGGATCTACAGCCTCAACAAGCCAATCAGTTATTTTTTCAAAGCACCGTATGCCGAACTGATCACGCAGTCGCTCGACAACGCCCGGACCATTCTGCTTAGTTTTGACCAGATCTGTACAGATGAGTTTCTGGCCGACGTTCGCAACCCGGCCTCGGCCTTCTCACAGGCCCTGGATGACAATGACCTGACCGACTGGTCGACGCCGACCGCAACTCAATTTATTCATAGCCAGGAAGACGAGATCGTTCCTTTTTTGACATCGCAGCAAACATACAGTGCCATGCGGCAACGGGGTTCGAGGAACCTCAATCTGGTACCAATCAAAACCGGCGGGCATGTTCCTACCGAAGTTGTGTTCATGAACCGATCCTTGAGCTGGTTCGAGCAACTCCGCAACCAGTAG
- a CDS encoding ATP-grasp domain-containing protein — translation MKKIGILFGQENTFPQAFVDRVNEKQSDFKAEFVHIDQVEQSVPTDYAVIIDRISQDVPFYKAYLKNAALTGTAVINNPFWWSADEKFFNNALAVQLGVPVPKTILLPSKERPDDTNHNSFRNLGHMNWDGIFNHIGFPAFMKPHAGGGWKSVYKVDNPEQMFRAYDETGQLVMLYQEAIEFTDYVRCYCIGGKEVLIMPYEPRNPHHLRYASELKVTGDAGKKLLATIKDYVLKLNEGLGYDFNTVEFAVRDGIPIAIDFCNPAPDADVHSVGQANFDWVVEAAATMAIDRAKNVQAGKDNLTWGTFVRNSVQGPVAPATPVQAAASEKPKAKKAPKAEASDEKPKKSKK, via the coding sequence ATGAAAAAAATAGGCATTCTTTTTGGACAGGAAAACACCTTTCCCCAGGCATTCGTTGATCGCGTCAACGAGAAACAGAGCGACTTTAAAGCCGAGTTTGTTCACATTGATCAGGTAGAACAAAGCGTTCCTACGGATTACGCCGTGATCATCGACCGGATTTCACAGGACGTCCCTTTCTACAAAGCGTACCTGAAAAACGCAGCCCTGACGGGTACCGCCGTCATCAATAACCCCTTCTGGTGGAGCGCCGACGAAAAGTTTTTCAACAACGCGCTGGCCGTTCAGCTCGGGGTACCCGTACCTAAAACAATTTTGTTGCCCTCCAAAGAGCGCCCCGACGATACGAACCACAACTCGTTCCGGAACCTGGGCCACATGAACTGGGACGGCATTTTCAACCACATTGGTTTCCCGGCGTTTATGAAGCCCCACGCGGGTGGTGGCTGGAAAAGCGTCTATAAAGTCGACAATCCGGAACAGATGTTCCGGGCCTATGACGAAACGGGGCAACTGGTTATGCTGTACCAGGAAGCGATCGAGTTCACCGACTATGTGCGCTGCTACTGCATTGGCGGGAAAGAGGTGCTCATCATGCCCTACGAACCCCGCAATCCCCACCACCTCCGCTATGCATCCGAACTGAAAGTAACCGGCGATGCGGGTAAAAAACTGCTGGCAACGATCAAGGACTACGTATTGAAACTAAACGAAGGCCTTGGCTATGATTTCAATACGGTCGAATTTGCCGTGCGGGACGGTATCCCCATCGCGATCGATTTCTGCAATCCCGCTCCCGATGCCGACGTGCATTCGGTAGGCCAGGCCAACTTCGACTGGGTGGTGGAAGCTGCGGCAACGATGGCCATTGACCGGGCGAAGAACGTACAGGCCGGAAAGGATAACCTGACCTGGGGTACGTTCGTCCGCAACTCGGTGCAGGGCCCGGTCGCACCAGCAACTCCGGTTCAGGCAGCGGCCAGCGAAAAGCCGAAGGCCAAAAAAGCCCCCAAAGCCGAAGCCAGCGACGAGAAACCTAAAAAAAGCAAAAAGTAG
- a CDS encoding esterase family protein, translated as MQEDYRTWYSHHLGRDIEMLVYGNWGYPVVLFPTSMGQFYEYRNFGFTETARWFVETGKVKLYCVGSIDKDSLYAKHLHPGARIWNHVLYDKFLHEELVPGIQRECNVQKIGVGGASFGGYHALNFAFRHPEQVGHLFTMGAAFNIRSFLGNYYDDNVYFNNPPDFMPGAQNDEFHRMNIVLGTSEYDFCKGSNFQMSDILNRKGIRHQLDVTPWGDHDWPVWKDQFPRYLSMI; from the coding sequence GTGCAGGAAGACTACAGAACCTGGTATTCGCACCACCTCGGGCGAGACATCGAGATGCTGGTTTACGGAAACTGGGGGTACCCGGTGGTGCTGTTCCCAACGTCGATGGGGCAGTTCTATGAATACCGGAATTTCGGCTTTACCGAAACGGCCCGCTGGTTTGTGGAAACGGGAAAAGTAAAACTTTACTGCGTTGGCAGCATCGATAAGGACAGTTTATATGCCAAGCACCTGCACCCCGGTGCCCGGATCTGGAACCACGTTTTGTACGACAAATTTCTGCATGAAGAGCTGGTGCCGGGCATTCAACGCGAGTGCAACGTGCAGAAGATAGGCGTGGGTGGTGCCTCTTTCGGCGGCTACCATGCTCTTAATTTTGCCTTCCGGCACCCGGAGCAGGTAGGTCACCTGTTCACCATGGGCGCGGCCTTCAATATTCGGTCGTTTCTGGGAAATTATTACGACGACAACGTCTACTTCAACAACCCACCCGACTTCATGCCGGGCGCACAAAACGACGAGTTTCACCGGATGAACATCGTGCTTGGCACGTCGGAATACGATTTCTGCAAGGGCAGCAATTTCCAGATGTCCGATATTCTCAACCGGAAGGGTATTCGGCACCAGCTCGACGTAACGCCCTGGGGCGACCACGACTGGCCGGTATGGAAAGACCAGTTTCCGCGCTACCTGAGCATGATTTAA
- a CDS encoding alpha/beta hydrolase, whose translation MAEPVPAPIHVESLSVTVRRDDSLYSVPLTRTVRLDVVLPPAYDASGTAKPLPVLYLNDGQDLPRLHMTAVLDSLYQQQAIRPFVLVAIHAGDRIQEYGTGATADYLGRGSKAGLYTDFVLTELLPYIGSHYRVSQKPEDTAFAGFSLGGLSAFDIVFHHPDRFSRAGAFSGSFWWRSKSTEAGYRDETDRIMHDLVRKGSYHKNLKFWLEAGTDDETSDRNNNGIIDAIDDTTDLIDELVKKGYRYQQQNPASDIRYVEVPGGQHNQETWSAVMPDFLIWVFPNK comes from the coding sequence ATGGCTGAACCCGTACCGGCCCCAATTCACGTAGAATCCCTTTCTGTAACGGTTCGGCGCGACGACTCGCTCTATTCGGTCCCGTTGACCCGAACGGTGCGGCTGGATGTTGTGCTGCCCCCCGCTTACGACGCATCCGGTACGGCCAAACCCCTGCCGGTGCTCTACCTGAACGATGGCCAGGATCTGCCGCGACTGCACATGACTGCGGTACTTGATTCGCTCTACCAGCAGCAGGCGATCCGCCCCTTTGTGCTGGTCGCAATCCACGCCGGCGACCGGATTCAGGAATACGGCACGGGAGCCACGGCCGATTATTTGGGACGCGGGAGCAAGGCTGGGTTGTACACCGATTTCGTGCTGACGGAGCTGTTACCGTATATCGGCAGCCATTACCGCGTAAGCCAGAAGCCGGAGGATACCGCCTTTGCCGGATTCTCGCTGGGGGGGCTGTCGGCTTTCGATATTGTTTTTCATCATCCCGACCGGTTTTCGCGGGCGGGTGCTTTTTCGGGCTCGTTCTGGTGGCGTAGCAAAAGCACCGAAGCAGGCTACCGCGACGAGACTGACCGGATCATGCACGATCTGGTCCGGAAAGGATCGTATCACAAAAACCTGAAATTCTGGCTTGAAGCCGGAACCGACGACGAAACCAGCGACCGCAACAACAACGGCATTATCGATGCTATCGACGATACTACCGACCTGATCGATGAACTGGTTAAAAAAGGCTACCGGTATCAGCAACAGAACCCGGCGTCCGACATTCGGTATGTGGAAGTGCCGGGGGGGCAGCATAATCAGGAAACGTGGAGCGCCGTCATGCCTGATTTTCTGATATGGGTATTTCCAAATAAATGA
- a CDS encoding glycoside hydrolase family 16 protein, producing the protein MNAYLLALLLACKSPDAALPAVQPPVTVAQPTSVTTTPTTRKLIWSDEFNEPGLPDSTRWGYEVGGNGWGNNELQYYTTRRPENARVENGRLIIEARKEAYEGKAYTSARLLTRGKVEWKHGRIEAFAKLPTGRGTWPAVWMLGSDIKTAGWPRCGEIDIMEHVGYDEGVVHGTIHTEAYNHNKKTQKGMAVTVRNVATDFHLYAIDWTTDRIDFYVDDQKYYTVQKSALGSDVEQWPFEQPFFLLLNLAVGGNWGGQKGVDETIWPQRMEVDYVRVYQ; encoded by the coding sequence ATGAACGCATACCTACTTGCTCTACTATTAGCCTGTAAGAGCCCCGACGCTGCCCTTCCCGCAGTTCAGCCACCGGTTACGGTCGCGCAGCCCACTAGCGTAACGACCACACCGACGACCCGTAAACTTATCTGGTCGGATGAGTTCAATGAACCGGGCTTACCTGACAGCACCAGGTGGGGGTATGAAGTGGGCGGCAACGGCTGGGGCAACAACGAACTGCAATACTACACCACCCGGAGGCCCGAAAATGCCCGGGTTGAAAACGGCAGGCTCATCATCGAAGCCCGTAAGGAAGCGTATGAAGGGAAAGCCTATACCTCGGCCCGCCTGCTGACACGCGGCAAAGTGGAATGGAAACACGGCCGTATCGAAGCCTTTGCCAAGCTGCCGACCGGGCGCGGTACCTGGCCCGCCGTCTGGATGCTGGGGTCTGATATAAAGACGGCTGGCTGGCCCCGGTGCGGGGAGATCGACATCATGGAACACGTTGGTTACGACGAAGGTGTTGTGCACGGAACCATCCACACCGAAGCGTATAACCACAACAAAAAGACCCAGAAGGGCATGGCCGTTACCGTCCGGAACGTAGCAACCGATTTTCACCTGTATGCCATCGACTGGACCACCGACCGGATCGATTTCTACGTTGACGATCAAAAATACTATACCGTTCAAAAGTCTGCGCTGGGTAGCGATGTGGAACAGTGGCCATTTGAGCAGCCGTTTTTCCTGCTACTGAACCTGGCCGTGGGCGGTAACTGGGGCGGGCAGAAAGGTGTGGACGAAACCATCTGGCCGCAGCGCATGGAGGTCGACTACGTACGGGTATATCAGTAG
- a CDS encoding collagen-like protein, protein MHTPSNSLLNKVVLVVGIIAGTCLAGCQPKAGDPGPKGDTGAQGPKGDTGAPGPKGDVGTANVIYSPWTSVTFSGSGSLYTGNLPAPKITQEVLDKADIRVYWNEGGRVLTLPYAETLGTTTYTVHQRIYVGRVEFRASYALSTQQFRYVIIPGGIPSGRLAGVDLTNYAAVKAAFNIPD, encoded by the coding sequence ATGCATACACCATCCAATTCTCTACTGAACAAAGTCGTACTCGTAGTGGGCATTATTGCCGGTACATGCCTTGCCGGGTGCCAACCCAAAGCCGGTGATCCGGGTCCGAAAGGGGATACCGGCGCGCAGGGACCTAAGGGCGATACCGGTGCGCCGGGACCCAAAGGCGATGTTGGTACGGCCAATGTCATCTACTCGCCCTGGACGAGCGTCACGTTCTCGGGAAGCGGGAGTTTATACACCGGAAACCTGCCCGCTCCGAAAATTACGCAGGAGGTGCTGGACAAAGCCGATATCCGCGTGTACTGGAATGAGGGGGGGCGGGTCCTGACGTTGCCCTATGCCGAAACCCTGGGTACCACAACCTACACCGTTCACCAGCGTATCTACGTAGGGCGGGTTGAATTTAGGGCGTCTTATGCCCTGTCTACGCAGCAGTTTCGCTACGTGATCATCCCCGGCGGGATACCCAGCGGTCGGTTAGCCGGTGTCGACTTAACGAACTATGCCGCCGTCAAAGCCGCATTTAATATCCCCGATTGA
- a CDS encoding aldehyde dehydrogenase family protein — MLQSERLQTFVALGNFLRSPEAQPELADIAQQANYRNNWFTIDNSLNALHAIADEFLTADKLTDWLSQYPQEPVTPRTVGVVMAGNIPAVGFHDLLCVLLSGHRLLAKLSSQDFVLIHYLIQKLIDINPTFADWVEEAERLNAADAFIATGSNNTARYFDYYFGRKPNIIRKNRTSVGLLMGEEGENEFLKLGHDISDYYGLGCRNVSTILVPEEYDFTPLLRTLEPQVSVYLNNHKYQNNYDYNKSIYLINAVPHLDNGYLLVTQSDALVSPISVLYFQTYKLQEDATAWLNARADKIQVVASAQASEGRSGQGWYPGSVAFGHTQRPGLSDYADGVDTMAFLNTL; from the coding sequence ATGCTCCAATCTGAACGCCTGCAAACGTTCGTAGCCCTAGGCAACTTCTTACGATCGCCCGAGGCACAGCCCGAATTAGCGGACATAGCTCAACAGGCTAACTACCGTAACAACTGGTTCACAATCGATAATTCTCTGAATGCACTGCACGCCATTGCAGATGAGTTTTTAACCGCCGACAAGCTCACCGATTGGCTGAGTCAGTATCCACAAGAACCCGTTACTCCCCGTACCGTTGGTGTCGTCATGGCGGGCAATATTCCGGCCGTTGGCTTCCATGACCTGCTTTGTGTGCTCCTGAGCGGCCATCGGCTGCTGGCCAAACTTAGCTCGCAGGATTTTGTACTAATCCACTATTTAATACAAAAATTAATAGACATTAATCCAACCTTCGCTGACTGGGTTGAGGAAGCGGAGCGGCTTAATGCCGCCGATGCGTTCATTGCTACCGGCAGTAACAACACCGCCCGCTACTTTGACTATTACTTCGGCCGAAAGCCCAACATCATCCGTAAGAACCGCACATCGGTGGGTTTATTGATGGGCGAAGAAGGCGAAAACGAGTTCCTGAAGCTGGGACACGACATTTCCGATTATTACGGACTGGGGTGCCGGAACGTATCGACGATCCTGGTGCCGGAAGAATATGATTTCACCCCCCTGCTGCGTACATTGGAACCGCAGGTGTCGGTGTACCTCAACAACCACAAATACCAGAACAATTACGACTACAACAAGTCGATCTACCTGATCAACGCCGTTCCGCACCTCGACAACGGCTACTTGCTGGTTACGCAGAGCGACGCGCTGGTTTCGCCTATTTCAGTCCTCTATTTCCAGACCTATAAATTGCAGGAAGACGCGACGGCCTGGCTCAACGCCCGCGCCGACAAAATTCAGGTAGTAGCGTCTGCACAGGCGAGCGAGGGACGTTCCGGGCAGGGCTGGTATCCCGGTAGCGTCGCCTTTGGTCACACCCAGCGTCCCGGCCTCAGCGACTATGCCGATGGGGTGGACACTATGGCGTTTTTGAACACATTATAA
- a CDS encoding 4Fe-4S dicluster domain-containing protein gives MAIMITDECINCGACEPECPNTAIYEGGVEWTWSGGTELTDVDFGDGTVVSGKDPQAPVSNEFYYIVSDKCTECMGFHEEPQCAAVCPVDCCVPDPEHVEDEETLLAKKAWLHAEA, from the coding sequence ATGGCAATCATGATCACCGACGAGTGCATCAACTGTGGTGCCTGCGAACCCGAATGCCCGAATACGGCCATCTACGAAGGTGGCGTAGAATGGACATGGAGTGGGGGAACCGAATTGACCGATGTTGACTTTGGCGACGGCACCGTGGTGAGCGGCAAGGATCCGCAGGCTCCCGTTTCAAACGAGTTCTATTATATCGTTAGCGACAAGTGCACCGAGTGCATGGGTTTTCACGAAGAACCACAATGTGCGGCTGTTTGCCCCGTCGATTGCTGCGTTCCGGACCCCGAACACGTAGAAGACGAAGAAACCCTGCTGGCTAAGAAAGCATGGCTCCACGCTGAAGCATAA
- a CDS encoding outer membrane beta-barrel protein, with protein MKKALLLITSLFAGYSTQAQDSTAVTPGKFTFSGYMDTYYFGNFNNPKSQSNLGLNGTNVGNARAFDQRAGQFGIGLIQAKAVYTADKVDAVMDLTFGPFSDLGNYGNYVGPLGPGSTSLAIKQAYITYKASSKLSFTAGQFGTHIGYEVIDAPVNYNYSLSNLFNNGPFYHIGLKAQYAFSDRASLMVGLVNNVDNLNDNNKKKGLISQLFFSPVSGWNVYLNGIVSNEASQDIDGVPASNASYSLFDLTTTYQVTSKFYLGLNAASGSQKGDYQGTGGPATAKKWGGVAVYTNYAFTDSFGLGLRYETFDNKNGARALTDAAGNGASVNSITVTGNITAADGHLLLKPEFRVDTYSANKFEKSSGSLTPSQATLGMAAIFKF; from the coding sequence ATGAAAAAAGCACTTTTACTTATTACATCTTTGTTTGCTGGATATAGCACTCAGGCGCAGGACTCCACTGCCGTGACCCCCGGGAAATTTACGTTCTCAGGATACATGGATACCTATTATTTTGGCAACTTCAACAACCCGAAGAGCCAGTCTAATCTGGGACTCAACGGGACGAACGTGGGCAACGCGCGGGCTTTTGATCAGCGGGCCGGTCAGTTTGGTATTGGTCTTATTCAGGCAAAGGCTGTTTACACCGCCGACAAGGTGGATGCCGTCATGGACCTGACGTTCGGGCCGTTCTCGGACCTGGGTAACTATGGTAACTACGTGGGACCACTCGGCCCCGGCTCTACGTCGCTGGCCATCAAGCAGGCTTACATCACCTACAAGGCCAGCAGCAAGCTCTCGTTCACAGCCGGTCAGTTTGGTACGCACATCGGTTATGAAGTGATCGACGCACCGGTTAACTACAACTACTCACTCTCAAACCTTTTCAACAACGGCCCCTTCTACCACATCGGTCTGAAAGCGCAGTACGCGTTCAGCGACCGGGCGTCGCTGATGGTTGGTCTGGTCAACAACGTTGATAACCTCAACGATAACAATAAAAAGAAGGGACTGATCAGCCAGTTGTTCTTCTCGCCGGTCTCGGGCTGGAATGTTTACCTGAATGGTATCGTGTCGAATGAAGCTTCGCAGGACATCGACGGGGTACCCGCCAGCAACGCCAGCTACTCCCTGTTTGACCTGACCACTACGTATCAGGTTACGTCGAAATTTTACCTGGGCCTCAACGCAGCATCGGGTTCGCAGAAAGGTGATTACCAGGGAACGGGCGGACCAGCTACGGCCAAGAAATGGGGTGGGGTTGCGGTTTATACCAACTACGCCTTTACCGATTCATTCGGTCTGGGTCTGCGCTACGAAACGTTCGATAATAAGAACGGAGCGCGTGCACTTACGGATGCTGCCGGTAATGGTGCCAGTGTAAATTCCATCACGGTAACCGGCAACATCACCGCTGCGGATGGTCACCTGCTGTTGAAGCCTGAATTCCGCGTCGATACGTATTCGGCCAACAAGTTTGAGAAGAGCAGCGGTTCGCTGACACCCTCTCAGGCCACGCTGGGTATGGCTGCCATTTTCAAATTCTAA